A genomic region of Miscanthus floridulus cultivar M001 chromosome 3, ASM1932011v1, whole genome shotgun sequence contains the following coding sequences:
- the LOC136544517 gene encoding secreted RxLR effector protein 161-like, which produces MGYVSRFMVDPRENHWAAVKRLLRYFKRTVDQGIVFPKTGGSGLQLTMFSDADMAGDINGRRSTSGVLVFLGSAPISWLSLKQKVVALSTREAEYVAAAIAACQAVWLRRLLGELTGVEAHPLALMVDNQPTITLVKNPVLHDRSKHIDIKF; this is translated from the coding sequence atgggctacgtcagccgcttcatggtgGATCCTCGAGAGAATCACTGGGCcgcggtgaagcggctgctgcgctacTTCAAGAGAACcgtggatcaggggatcgtcttccccaagaccggcggaagtgggctgcagctcactatgttcagcgatgcagacatggcgggggacatcaacggacggcggagcacctctggcgtgctcgtctttctCGGGTCagctccaatctcatggttgtctctgaaacagaaggtggtggcgctatccacGCGTGAGGCAGAGTATGTGGCGGCGGCCatagcggcgtgccaagctgtcTGGCTGCGCcgactgctgggcgagctgaccggtgtggaagctcatccactagcactgatggtggacaaccagcccaccatcaCCCTtgtgaagaatccggttctccacgaccggagcaagcacatcgacatcaagtttTAG
- the LOC136547117 gene encoding uncharacterized protein, with protein MSAATSLSLAIADAVWAEIKSAGQASNEHLSILETLFGKNMLRACKIVDERGVRRVTGVPSGRSLFLVMGESKRKEEYLCFPEHLCTCYSFFYDIVGRDEQLSCKHQLAARLAEAVGEHQEIEVKDDELVDMLAKF; from the exons ATGTCCGCCGCTACCAGCCTCTCCCTCGCCATCGCCGACGCCGTCTGGGCGGAGATCAAATCCGCTGGCCAGGCATCCAACGAGCACCTATCCAT CCTCGAGACGCTGTTCGGAAAGAACATGCTGCGGGCCTGCAAGATCGTCGACGAGCGCGGCGTTAGACGCGTCACCGGTGTGCCCAGCGGCCGCTCGCTCTTTCTA GTGATGGGGGAGTCGAAGAGGAAGGAGGAGTACCTATGCTTCCCGGAGCACCTCTGCACCTGCTACTCATTCTTCTACGACATCGTCGGGCGCGACGAGCAGCTCAGC TGTAAGCACCAGTTAGCTGCGCGGCTTGCAGAGGCTGTGGGAGAACACCAGGAGATTGAAGTGAAAGATGACGAGCTCGTAGATATGCTTGCAAAGTTCTGA